A part of Silurus meridionalis isolate SWU-2019-XX chromosome 18, ASM1480568v1, whole genome shotgun sequence genomic DNA contains:
- the def6c gene encoding differentially expressed in FDCP 6 homolog isoform X2 encodes MDLQSELLKSIWYAFTSLEAERSGKVSKSQLKVLSHNLYTALNIPHDPIALEEHFKDNDNGPVSDHGYMPYLNKYILAKATEGTFNKETFDELCWMMTSKKNFKPSIPHGLCSQSDCFKLFCLFNLLSEDRYPLVIIQPELEYLLKKISTAMNQEWDGTALEDLLSKDPSLQDGLTVWMFLEHLSAGHLLRVDSKEAFSLALDDIFLEMYHNVLKKGYMLKKGHVRRNWQERWFVLKPGSLAYYIIEDQKEKKGEVQLDGSCVLETMPDKEGKRCLFCVKTPGRTYEMSATDQKQRVEWIQAMQTALRLKTEGKSSLHKELKLRRRELRENSQNSPRTECPSSQSGLRILSQSSENGQRSLSQSSQSERSTEVEESSSGAHCEPGSKEPDLEIIDIIQQHLEMEVQRKKEDALEKEKQKERQQELERLVEEANKAREDMVALLAKMEREVKQQKVRIQELELTQQKLEEALNTQIQARLEDEKVRHELERLLEEERRKLSDMILNQRQLEARDFAEIDQKMSEHFSKAPHMRQWNVQLNRLMKPITPADKMERLSVRSHHPKHGQALTSTEFIVRYQSTVAETESSNSQFRKTEEDVGTEEPITTSRVEEPPKTREQIEQKKDFA; translated from the exons ATGGACCTCCAATCTGAGCTGCTGAAGTCTATCTGGTACGCGTTCACATCACTGGAAGCCGAGCGCAGCGGCAAAGTGTCCAAATCCCAGCTGAAG GTGTTGTCTCACAATTTATACACAGCTCTGAACATCCCTCATGACCCTATAGCCTTAGAGGAGCATTTCAAGGATAATGACAATGGACCCGTCTCTGATCATGGCTACATGCCTTATCTCAACAAGTACATTCTGGCAAAG GCTACTGAGGGTACATTTAACAAGGAGACGTTTGATGAGCTGTGCTGGATGATGACATCCAAGAAGAACTTCAAGCCCAGTATTCCACACGGGCTGTGTTCACAAAGTGACTGCTTCAAGCTCTTCTGCCTGTTTAACCTGCTTTCTGAGGACCGTTATCCTCTTGTTATCATCCAGCCTGAG TTGGAGTACCTGTTGAAGAAGATCTCTACTGCTATGAACCAGGAGTGGGATGGGACGGCACTGGAGGATCTGCTATCCAAGGATCCTTCTTTGCAGGATGGCCTGACAGTGTGGATGTTTTTGGAGCACCTCAGCGCAGGGCACCTTCTGAGGGTGGACAGTAAGGAGGCCTTCAGCCTGGCTCTGGATGACATCTTCTTAGAGATGTACCACAATGTACTGAAGAAG GGTTACATGCTGAAAAAGGGGCATGTACGTAGGAATTGGCAAGAGCGTTGGTTTGTACTTAAGCCAGGCAGCTTGGCCTACTACATTATTGAggaccagaaagaaaaaaagggagaagTCCAGTTGGATGGGAGCTGTGTGTTAGAG ACCATGCCGGATAAAGAAGGAAAGCGCTGCTTATTTTGCGTGAAGACCCCTGGCAGGACATATGAGATGAGTGCTACAGATCAGAAACAGAGAGTGGAGTGGATTCAAG CTATGCAGACAGCACTGCGGCTGAAGACAGAGGGGAAGAGCTCATTGCATAAGGAGCTAAAGCTTCGCAGACGAGAGTTACGGGAAAACAGCCAGAACAGTCCACGAACTGAGTGCCCAAGCAGTCAAAGTGGGCTGAGAATTCTGAGCCAAAGTAGCGAAAATGGACAGAGAAGCCTGAGCCAGAGTAGCCAAAGTGAACGAAGCACTGAAGTCGAGGAATCCAGCTCTGGAGCCCATTGTGAACCAGGGAGCAAGGAACCAGACCTGGAGATCATAGACATTATCCAG caACACCTGGAAATGGAGGTGCAGCGCAAAAAGGAAGATGCAttggagaaagagaagcagaagGAGAGGCAGCAAGAGCTGGAGAGACTGGTGGAGGAAGCAAACAAG GCCAGAGAAGACATGGTGGCTTTACTAGCTAAAATGGAAAGGGAGGTGAAGCAACAAAAAGTGAGAATACAGGAGCTGGAACTCACACAGCAAAAACTGGAGGAGGCACTCAACACACAAATTCAGGCTCGATTAGAGGATGAGAAAGTCCGACATGAGCTTGAGAG GCTACTGGAGGAAGAAAGGAGGAAACTAAGCGATATGATTCTCAATCAGAGACAGTTGGAGGCTCGTGATTTTGCAGAAATAGACCAG AAAATGTCCGAGCATTTTTCGAAAGCACCACATATGAGACAATGGAACGTCCAGCTTAACCGCCTTATGAAGCCCATCACACCAGCAG ACAAGATGGAGCGTCTGTCGGTGAGGTCCCACCATCCCAAACACGGCCAGGCACTCACCAGCACAGAGTTCATTGTTAGGTACCAGTCAACCGTCGCTGAAACAGAATCCAGCAACAGCCAGTTCCGAAAAACTGAAGAGGATGTGGGAACAGAAGAACCAATAACTACCTCTCGGGTTGAGGAACCACCTAAAACAAGAGAACAAATTGAGCAGAAAAAAGACTTTGCATAG
- the def6c gene encoding differentially expressed in FDCP 6 homolog isoform X1, which yields MDLQSELLKSIWYAFTSLEAERSGKVSKSQLKVLSHNLYTALNIPHDPIALEEHFKDNDNGPVSDHGYMPYLNKYILAKATEGTFNKETFDELCWMMTSKKNFKPSIPHGLCSQSDCFKLFCLFNLLSEDRYPLVIIQPELEYLLKKISTAMNQEWDGTALEDLLSKDPSLQDGLTVWMFLEHLSAGHLLRVDSKEAFSLALDDIFLEMYHNVLKKGYMLKKGHVRRNWQERWFVLKPGSLAYYIIEDQKEKKGEVQLDGSCVLETMPDKEGKRCLFCVKTPGRTYEMSATDQKQRVEWIQAMQTALRLKTEGKSSLHKELKLRRRELRENSQNSPRTECPSSQSGLRILSQSSENGQRSLSQSSQSERSTEVEESSSGAHCEPGSKEPDLEIIDIIQQHLEMEVQRKKEDALEKEKQKERQQELERLVEEANKAREDMVALLAKMEREVKQQKVRIQELELTQQKLEEALNTQIQARLEDEKVRHELERLLEEERRKLSDMILNQRQLEARDFAEIDQVKLPQPKKDEDCIHTSLSPVIPLSSSSPSTSPTSTSSPSSNQILSTTPVFSETMEMHQANVEKMSEHFSKAPHMRQWNVQLNRLMKPITPADKMERLSVRSHHPKHGQALTSTEFIVRYQSTVAETESSNSQFRKTEEDVGTEEPITTSRVEEPPKTREQIEQKKDFA from the exons ATGGACCTCCAATCTGAGCTGCTGAAGTCTATCTGGTACGCGTTCACATCACTGGAAGCCGAGCGCAGCGGCAAAGTGTCCAAATCCCAGCTGAAG GTGTTGTCTCACAATTTATACACAGCTCTGAACATCCCTCATGACCCTATAGCCTTAGAGGAGCATTTCAAGGATAATGACAATGGACCCGTCTCTGATCATGGCTACATGCCTTATCTCAACAAGTACATTCTGGCAAAG GCTACTGAGGGTACATTTAACAAGGAGACGTTTGATGAGCTGTGCTGGATGATGACATCCAAGAAGAACTTCAAGCCCAGTATTCCACACGGGCTGTGTTCACAAAGTGACTGCTTCAAGCTCTTCTGCCTGTTTAACCTGCTTTCTGAGGACCGTTATCCTCTTGTTATCATCCAGCCTGAG TTGGAGTACCTGTTGAAGAAGATCTCTACTGCTATGAACCAGGAGTGGGATGGGACGGCACTGGAGGATCTGCTATCCAAGGATCCTTCTTTGCAGGATGGCCTGACAGTGTGGATGTTTTTGGAGCACCTCAGCGCAGGGCACCTTCTGAGGGTGGACAGTAAGGAGGCCTTCAGCCTGGCTCTGGATGACATCTTCTTAGAGATGTACCACAATGTACTGAAGAAG GGTTACATGCTGAAAAAGGGGCATGTACGTAGGAATTGGCAAGAGCGTTGGTTTGTACTTAAGCCAGGCAGCTTGGCCTACTACATTATTGAggaccagaaagaaaaaaagggagaagTCCAGTTGGATGGGAGCTGTGTGTTAGAG ACCATGCCGGATAAAGAAGGAAAGCGCTGCTTATTTTGCGTGAAGACCCCTGGCAGGACATATGAGATGAGTGCTACAGATCAGAAACAGAGAGTGGAGTGGATTCAAG CTATGCAGACAGCACTGCGGCTGAAGACAGAGGGGAAGAGCTCATTGCATAAGGAGCTAAAGCTTCGCAGACGAGAGTTACGGGAAAACAGCCAGAACAGTCCACGAACTGAGTGCCCAAGCAGTCAAAGTGGGCTGAGAATTCTGAGCCAAAGTAGCGAAAATGGACAGAGAAGCCTGAGCCAGAGTAGCCAAAGTGAACGAAGCACTGAAGTCGAGGAATCCAGCTCTGGAGCCCATTGTGAACCAGGGAGCAAGGAACCAGACCTGGAGATCATAGACATTATCCAG caACACCTGGAAATGGAGGTGCAGCGCAAAAAGGAAGATGCAttggagaaagagaagcagaagGAGAGGCAGCAAGAGCTGGAGAGACTGGTGGAGGAAGCAAACAAG GCCAGAGAAGACATGGTGGCTTTACTAGCTAAAATGGAAAGGGAGGTGAAGCAACAAAAAGTGAGAATACAGGAGCTGGAACTCACACAGCAAAAACTGGAGGAGGCACTCAACACACAAATTCAGGCTCGATTAGAGGATGAGAAAGTCCGACATGAGCTTGAGAG GCTACTGGAGGAAGAAAGGAGGAAACTAAGCGATATGATTCTCAATCAGAGACAGTTGGAGGCTCGTGATTTTGCAGAAATAGACCAGGTGAAATTACCTCAGCCTAAAAAAGATGAGGATTGCATACACACTTCTTTATCCCCTGTGATCCCTCTGTCGTCAAGCAGTCCTTCCACAAGCCCTACATCCACAAGCTCTCCATCCTCAAACCAAATATTGAGTACAACCCCAGTCTTTTCAGAAACAATGGAGATGCATCAGGCCAATGTGGAG AAAATGTCCGAGCATTTTTCGAAAGCACCACATATGAGACAATGGAACGTCCAGCTTAACCGCCTTATGAAGCCCATCACACCAGCAG ACAAGATGGAGCGTCTGTCGGTGAGGTCCCACCATCCCAAACACGGCCAGGCACTCACCAGCACAGAGTTCATTGTTAGGTACCAGTCAACCGTCGCTGAAACAGAATCCAGCAACAGCCAGTTCCGAAAAACTGAAGAGGATGTGGGAACAGAAGAACCAATAACTACCTCTCGGGTTGAGGAACCACCTAAAACAAGAGAACAAATTGAGCAGAAAAAAGACTTTGCATAG